The following proteins are co-located in the Pomacea canaliculata isolate SZHN2017 linkage group LG8, ASM307304v1, whole genome shotgun sequence genome:
- the LOC112571032 gene encoding mesenchyme-specific cell surface glycoprotein-like isoform X1, giving the protein MEPTNVIVSPNGLMAYVALPRNNAVARINLDTNLVSTIYPLGNRSWNSYYLDPSDYDLGVNMRRYNAHSTYQARQVRWVVQNNTEWIITLDAGFVNEIPEYDYADWRRGKELLERGVIETTDSNLRAQLADDTQLGRAAISIEDGIVSTSPLRLENVFLFGGRGISIRDSNTFQVRTTLVDNIERVAAQTHPEIFNGGFTNPSHSPQQDRDATSPFLGPNLSTIESGYYNGNIVMFVGSATAGIIYVYVLSPDANCPQPYFHSAFRLGSTFSSWTSLTSRAPSATSA; this is encoded by the exons ATGGAACCCACAAACGTCATAGTATCGCCCAACGGCCTGATGGCGTATGTGGCACTTCCG aggaACAACGCTGTGGCCCGGATCAACCTAGACACCAACTTAGTGTCAACCATATACCCTCTGGGTAACCGGTCGTGGAACAGCTACTACCTGGACCCCAGCGACTATGATTTAG GTGTGAACATGAGGCGCTACAACGCGCACTCCACGTATCAGGCCCGACAGGTGAGGTGGGTTGTACAGAACAACACAGAGTGGATCATCACTTTGGATGCAGGTTTCGTCAACGAAATTCCAGAGTACGATTACGCCGACTGGCGACGCGGCAAGGAGCTTCTTGAACGAGGCG TGATCGAAACAACAGACAGTAATTTGCGGGCGCAGCTGGCTGACGATACTCAACTTG GGCGTGCTGCCATCAGTATTGAAGACGGAATAGTTTCCACGAGTCCCCTGAGATTAGAAAACGTGTTCCTGTTTGGCGGGCGGGGCATCTCCATCAGAGACAGCAACACCTTCCAAGTGCGCACGACACTGGTGGACAACATCGAGCGTGTGGCGGCCCAGACCCACCCAGAAATCTTCAACGGAGGCTTCACCAATCCCAGTCACTCTCCCCAGCAAGACCGAGATGCTACCTCTCCTTTCTTG GGTCCTAACCTGTCGACCATAGAATCCGGCTACTACAACGGCAACATTGTCATGTTCGTGGGTTCGGCCACTGCTGGCATCATCTATGTGTATGTTCTGTCGCCTGACGCCAACTGCCCGCAGCCTTACTTCCACAGCGCCTTCCGTCTGGGCTCCACGTTCTCCTCTTGGACCTCCCTTACCAGCAGGGCACCATCGGCGACATCGGCATAA
- the LOC112571032 gene encoding mesenchyme-specific cell surface glycoprotein-like isoform X2 has product MKALLIALVIVAVAHGYVLLRNRAFVKLQDFNGGYTLNSSTYNRIAYDPATNLLFVTAKEPGHLSVFTLSYQGVPTLVTVFKLDSDTRGQPLDIEFCRPVEPGGIARLAISFNDPSNPAADGTVRIYRALSPVSPTLEIIQTLTVGSQPVDMEFAQDCNVLVVANQGRPAQDLSSVLDPEGTVTKISLPFDLTESSVITVTTIGFSALFSGSIGQDTLRSWRKTTSASDLYATTKATPSVLLRTWNPQTS; this is encoded by the exons ATGAAGGCCTTGCTCATCGCCTTGGTGATCGTCGCGGTTGCCCACGGCTACGTGTTGCTGAGGAACAGGGCCTTCGTCAAGCTGCAGGACTTCAATGGAGGCTACACTCTCAACTCCTCTACGTACAACCGAATAGCCTATGACCCGGCCACCAACCTGCTCTTTGTCACTG CTAAGGAGCCCGGTCACCTGTCGGTGTTCACCCTTTCGTATCAGGGTGTTCCCACTCTTGTCACGGTCTTCAAGCTGGACTCCGACACCCGTGGTCAACCGCTAGACATCGAGTTCTGCCGTCCGGTGGAGCCTGGGGGGATCGCCCGCCTGGCTATTTCTTTCAATGACCCTTCGAACCCTGCGGCGGACGGCACGGTCCGCATCTACCGTGCACTGTCACCCGTGTCACCAACACTCGAAATCATTCAGACTCTCACGG TGGGTTCACAGCCTGTGGACATGGAGTTTGCTCAAGACTGCAACGTGCTGGTGGTGGCCAACCAGGGCCGCCCAGCCCAAGATTTAAGCTCCGTCCTCGACCCGGAGGGCACGGTGACTAAGATCAGCCTCCCATTCGACCTGACCGAGAGCTCTGTCATTACTGTCACCACCATCGGCTTCTCTGCTCTCTTCTCAGGCAGCATCGGGCAGGATACCTTAC GGAGCTGGCGGAAAACAACTTCCGCTTCAGACCTGTACGCGACAACCAAGGCAACCCCATCAGTGTTGCTCAGAACATGGAACCCACAAACGTCATAG
- the LOC112570381 gene encoding leucine-rich repeat-containing protein 74B-like, whose amino-acid sequence MWKTSQSTVTTTSPVPSIPPKKVSRELSSLASLSFVSSDDDSYETDLDFDEEVLLNPHRGDDDLTGKSKYIKMCDDLGVTPISSFLDSLQKKAISLRFYGLGLASAKAISAPLERNTIIEKLNLEGNGIEHEGAKFLARILKENLYITELVLTENKLGNAGAKAICDLLVHNRCITKLDLSGLVNPALKHLRLAHNSFEEIGARCFKEALCENESLELLDLNWNHFSSRGAAMLAEGLEENVGLKCFSMAMAGLGFQGGQHVGEVFRHNRTLLELDVSYCRISADGIPHLAAGLRENDILQVLKIGCNPFDGDNAMLLLEAIQENDSSALRHLDIPHVFVKEEFVKLARKLQEQRGFTVQYEGVLPSLPKRKYTVEEMVRFRTDPVGHLRRALQQCSMSPSEVFHLNGPSKITKKEFTDTVRLAQLDLSSEQINILYSKVQMNGLIDVENLLDCLENPQDHSVGEA is encoded by the exons ATGTGGAAAACTTCACAATCGACTGTGACGACGACAAGCCCGGTACCCTCCATCCCTCCCAAGAAGGTGTCGCGAGAATTGTCTTCTCTAGcctctctctccttcgtttCTTCTGATGACGACAGCTATGAAACGGACTTAGACTTCGACGAAGAAG TGTTGCTAAATCCACATCGGGGTGACGATGACCTGACGGGAAAATCTAAATATATCAAGATGTGTGATGACCTCGGCGTGACCCCGATTTCCTCCTTCTTGGACAGCTTGCAGAAGAAGGCCATCAGCCTTCGCTTTTACGGTTTAGGACTAGCTAGTGCCAAAGCTATTTCCGCTCCACTAGAG AGAAATACGATTATAGAAAAGCTGAATCTTGAAGGAAACGGGATCGAACACGAAGGAGCAAAATTTCTTGCCCGCATTTTGAAGGAGAATCTATACATAACAGAGCTG gtgttgacagaaaacaaacttgGAAATGCCGGAGCAAAAGCTATTTGTGACCTGCTCGTCCACAACCGATGCATTACTAAGCTGGATCTCTCAGGTTTA GTCAACCCAGCATTGAAGCATCTTAGACTGGCTCACAACAGCTTTGAAGAAATCGGAGCAAGGTGCTTTAAGGAAGCCCTGTGTGAAAACGAATCGCTTGAGCTTCTAGACCTCAACTGGAATCACTTCAGTTCGCGAGGAGCCGCCATGTTGGCTGAAGGACTTGAG GAAAATGTGGGCTTGAAGTGTTTCTCCATGGCCATGGCGGGGCTCGGGTTCCAGGGTGGGCAACACGTGGGCGAGGTATTCCGACACAACCGCACCCTCCTGGAGCTGGATGTCAGTTATTGCCGTATTTCCGCGGACGGCATCCCCCACCTAGCGGCCGGCCTGCGTGAGAACGACATCCTCCAGGTCCTCAAG ATTGGTTGCAACCCGTTTGACGGAGACAATGCCATGCTGCTGCTGGAAGCCATTCAAGAAAATGACTCGAGCGCCTTGCGACACCTGGACATACCG cacgtgtttgtgaaagaagagTTCGTGAAACTGGCTCGCAAGCTTCAGGAGCAAAGAGGTTTCACTGTTCAGTACGAAGGAGTGTTGCCTTCTCTGCCCAAACGAAAGTACACTGTAGAAGAAATGGTTCGATTCCGCACCGATCCAGTGGGACACTTGAGACGAGCTCTGCAGCAGTGTTCCATGTCGCCCTCTGAGGTCTTTCACCTAAACGGACCTTCCAAAATCACCAAGAAGGAATTCACAGACACTGTCAGA CTGGCACAGCTGGACTTGTCATCAGAACAGATCAACATCCTGTATTCCAAAGTGCAGATGAACGGTCTTATTGATGTTGA aaacCTACTGGATTGCCTAGAAAATCCCCAAGATCATTCCGTCGGTGAGGCTTGA
- the LOC112571240 gene encoding leucine-rich repeat-containing protein 74B-like, with amino-acid sequence MSNLTNLAMSSGFHKLDNIIQQKDYDDDTYDAENESRSNSTASGGEKHSGSGDEVDSAIDGYRDGTAYGQKSKNGVKEKLTGSTQVSNAGYDVTGRLQQEEEGESVEHASMDDLSDVFIDEIQQLETRDEDFDTDLEIDDQKWLNPEKYDNDTTGLSKYLHACRQQNITPIRYFIKHMLQENVNLCYRGLGPVAMKALAVPLEINTSIEVLNLEGNWIGSEGAHHLCHVLKENVYITYLNLAENKLGNEGGQYVFDLLLQNRSLDWLDLTGNEIGDAAAENLGRMLKKNLTLRHLSLRHNHFEDTGAQWIKEALSDNTTLESLDISWNHFQTRGCVLIAEGLKENAGLKEVCLSMNGFGLEGAAGLGEAISANSTLRKLDASYCRLPAEGSASLARGLQANESLNTLNLGFNSLSPEGTHVILVGVEKNDNSSLQLLDLGTTKVSKEFKELQDKLASSRSLKVPWRRLLEALHKEVGLDLVEAFKKDPLTKLREWMSSTGYSLANLEEYSNNGDVATLSKETLSPSSRLQISRSQRIR; translated from the exons ATGTCCAATCTGACGAATTTAGCAATGTCGTCGGGTTTCCACAAACTCGACAACATAATCCAGCAGAAGGACTATGATGATGACACATACGATGCTGAGAATGAGTCTCGCAGCAACAGCACAGCATCTGGGGGCGAGAAACACAGCGGCTCCGGTGATGAAGTTGACTCGGCGATCGATGGTTACCGGGATGGGACTGCCTACGGTCAGAAGTCTAAGAACGGCGTGAAGGAGAAGCTGACTGGCAGCACCCAGGTCAGCAATGCCGGATATGACGTCACTGGGAGGCTGCAGCAGGAGGAGGAAGGTGAATCGGTGGAACACGCATCCATGGACGACCTTTCAGATGTCTTTATTGACGAGATCCAGCAGCTGGAGACGAGGGACGAGGATTTCGACACCGATCTTGAGATCGATGACCAGA AGTGGCTAAACCCAGAAAAGTACGACAATGACACCACAGGATTGTCCAAGTATCTGCATGCTTGCCGTCAGCAAAACATCACTCCTATCAG GTACTTCATCAAACACATGCTCCAGGAGAATGTCAACCTGTGCTACCGCGGCTTGGGACCCGTTGCCATGAAGGCTCTGGCGGTCCCTCTGGAA ATCAACACGTCCATCGAAGTTTTGAATCTGGAGGGAAACTGGATCGGTTCAGAAGGAGCACATCACCTGTGTCATGTCCTGAAGGAGAATGTTTATATAACATATCTA aaCCTAGCGGAGAACAAGTTGGGAAACGAGGGCGGCCAGTATGTCTTTGATCTTCTTCTACAGAACCGCAGTCTCGACTGGCTTGACCTGACAG GTAATGAGATCGGCGATGCAGCGGCAGAGAACCTCGGCAGAATGCTCAAA AAGAACCTCACTCTTCGTCACCTCAGCCTTCGCCACAACCACTTTGAGGATACGGGAGCTCAATGGATAAAGGAGGCTCTGTCCGACAACACCACCCTGGAAAGTCTCGACATCAGCTGGAATCATTTCCAAACAAGGGGCTGTGTCCTCATTGCGGAGGGGCTAAAG GAAAACGCAGGCCTCAAGGAAGTGTGTCTCTCGATGAACGGCTTCGGACTGGAGGGCGCCGCTGGTCTAGGGGAGGCAATCAGTGCCAACAGCACGCTGCGGAAACTTGACGCGAGTTACTGCCGCTTGCCCGCGGAGGGCTCTGCCTCCCTGGCTCGGGGCCTGCAAGCCAACGAGTCGCTGAACACACTAAAT TTGGGATTTAACTCTCTGAGTCCAGAGGGAACCCACGTTATTCTTGTAGGAGTCGAGAAAAACGATAACAGCAGTTTACAATTACTGGACCTAGGG ACGACAAAAGTAAGCAAAGAGTTCAAGGAGCTGCAGGACAAGCTGGCCTCATCCCGCAGTCTGAAGGTCCCATGGCGGCGTCTACTGGAAGCGCTCCACAAGGAAGTTGGCTTAGACCTAGTGGAAGCTTTTAAG AAAGATCCGCTAACAAAATTAAGAGAGTGGATGTCTAGTACTGGCTACAGTCTTGCAAACCTTGAGGAATATTCCAACAATGGCGATGTCGCCACACTTTCCAAGGAGACTTTATCGCCATCGTCAAG GCTACAGATATCAAGATCACAGAGGATCAGATAA